One genomic window of Mercenaria mercenaria strain notata chromosome 2, MADL_Memer_1, whole genome shotgun sequence includes the following:
- the LOC123563723 gene encoding BTB/POZ domain-containing protein 3-like: MATGNINRQTSMQTDEVLDNWRDSKSLAGCAEQYLMKGLMSDVTFIFKKDGDKKLTAHRLILSMRSEVFEAMFFGPMADHHSEIDVEDINQDIFDLMLRYIYTDEVDLKGDTVLKCLYAARKYCLRGLVKICSDFLENSITTDNVCTLYEQAKFFDVEELKVRCYKFITENSGEVFLSEDIQKLSYESLLAILTDDKLHSEEMVQFEMALRWADGKCQSENFETSFENKRKILGEVIEKIRFPTIPPDVFVKKVVPTKILLPEDQMQLLQFMVTMTTETPGYVGKFISYPRHNSLTINLQNIGCLSISQSYGESFSLTSNFDIALLEFSAVSARFLSCKIVCKEDRSLNKILKFDEFDYRDKGGFVKPAKGNNIILSANKHYQFTFQHDNYAPGGAPLNTMRTMNHVVKFGELSVTVEEMPLNINTVRFCRV; the protein is encoded by the exons ATGGCCACTGGCAATATCAATAGACAAACTTCAATGCAAACTGACGAGGTCCTGGATAACTGGAGGGACAGCAAATCACTAGCAGGATGCGCTGAGCAGTATTTAATGAAAGGTTTGATGTCAGACGTAACGttcattttcaaaaaagatgGTGACAAGAAGCTTACGGCCCACAGACTTATACTGAGCATGCGCAGTGAGGTATTTGAAGCGATGTTCTTTGGACCAATGGCAGATCACCATAGTGAGATTGACGTTGAAGATATCAATCAAGATATATTTGATTTGATGTTAAG GTATATCTATACAGATGAAGTAGATCTGAAGGGAGACACAGTTCTAAAATGCCTGTATGCTGCAAGGAAGTATTGTCTTAGAGGACTTGTAAAAATTTGCTCAGACTTTCTGGAAAATTCTATTACCACCGACAATGTATGCACACTTTACGAGCAAGCTAAATTCTTTGATGTTGAAGAACTGAAGGTAAGGTGTTACAAGTTTATTACTGAAAATTCGGGAGAGGTTTTTCTGAGCGAGGACATCCAGAAATTATCTTACGAAAGCCTGCTGGCCATATTGACAGACGACAAGCTGCATAGTGAGGAGATGGTTCAGTTTGAAATGGCACTAAGATGGGCCGATGGAAAATGtcagtcagaaaattttgagacttcttttgaaaacaaaaggaaaataCTCGGAGAAGTTATTGAGAAGATTCGCTTTCCTACGATTCCTCCAGATGTATTTGTTAAGAAAGTTGTCCCCACAAAGATATTGCTTCCAGAGGACCAAATGCAACTACTTCAGTTTATGGTTACCATGACAACAGAGACACCTGGGTATGTTGGGAAATTCATCTCGTACCCTCGCCATAATTCCCTTACAATCAACCTGCAAAATATTGGGTGTCTGAGCATAAGTCAGTCTTACGGTGAGAGCTTCAGTCTGACGAGCAATTTTGATATTGCCTTGCTTGAGTTTTCAGCTGTATCGGCACGGTTTCTGTCCTGCAAAATCGTCTGTAAGGAGGACAGAAGTCTaaataaaattctgaaatttgATGAGTTCGACTATAGAGATAAAGGCGGTTTTGTAAAACCAGCAAAAGGCAATAACATAATACTTTCTGCAAATAAGCACTATCAGTTCACGTTCCAACATGATAACTACGCGCCTGGTGGAGCGCCTTTAAATACGATGCGCACAATGAATCATGTCGTGAAATTTGGTGAATTATCAGTCACCGTTGAAGAGATGCCACTAAACATCAATACTGTCAGATTTTGTagagtttaa